One window from the genome of Pseudomonas sp. L5B5 encodes:
- a CDS encoding glycosyl hydrolase family 18 protein: MNSSITQPASARGIRRFFRGLIGGCALVLASASQATPFVLAYTDGQVEASYGNLQAFHRNLSAVGLGSTYGLTVTGQLHQEGMNDTTRQIIAFAKSRSLPLYPTVSDYNEGIGAFDPAISHSIVNSKALSAGSIRQMVKLARDAGFAGINLDFEQVEPRNAKAFSAYVKALGQALHAEGRKLIISVPPKVDDQQPEYLQGYDYRALGAAVDYFQLMTYDQVGPGWSSGGFHGEVWPGPGTGLDWQQALLGYAVSRVPAAKVLSGLATYGQDYSIGNRVHWSAYPEIIAEHGAVTHLDAPSATPYATWGPVKHFADGVQWTPERAQPVLWYDDARSIRTKAALVGRLGLGGTSVWAMGYENADFWTALQAGLASGQALLPAGRQ, from the coding sequence ATGAATTCGAGCATTACCCAGCCGGCCTCGGCGCGAGGCATCCGGCGTTTTTTCCGTGGCTTGATTGGTGGCTGTGCCCTGGTGTTGGCGAGCGCCAGCCAGGCCACGCCTTTTGTCCTGGCCTACACCGATGGCCAGGTCGAGGCGTCCTACGGCAACCTGCAAGCCTTCCACCGCAACCTCAGCGCCGTGGGCCTGGGCAGCACCTACGGCCTGACCGTCACTGGCCAGTTGCACCAGGAGGGCATGAACGACACCACCCGGCAGATCATCGCGTTCGCCAAGTCCAGGTCGTTGCCGCTGTACCCGACGGTCTCGGACTACAACGAGGGTATCGGGGCCTTCGACCCGGCCATTTCCCATTCCATCGTCAACAGCAAGGCCTTGAGTGCCGGCAGCATCAGGCAGATGGTGAAGCTGGCCCGGGATGCTGGCTTTGCCGGCATCAACCTGGATTTCGAGCAGGTGGAGCCGCGCAACGCCAAGGCGTTTTCCGCCTATGTCAAAGCCCTCGGCCAGGCCCTGCATGCCGAGGGGCGCAAGCTGATCATCAGCGTGCCGCCCAAGGTCGACGACCAGCAGCCCGAATACCTGCAAGGCTATGACTACCGGGCCTTGGGAGCAGCCGTCGATTACTTCCAACTGATGACCTACGACCAGGTCGGCCCGGGCTGGAGCAGCGGTGGTTTCCACGGCGAAGTCTGGCCAGGTCCGGGCACCGGCCTGGACTGGCAGCAAGCGCTGCTGGGCTATGCGGTGTCGCGCGTCCCGGCCGCCAAGGTGCTGTCCGGGCTGGCGACCTACGGCCAGGACTACAGCATCGGCAACCGGGTGCACTGGTCGGCCTACCCGGAAATCATCGCCGAGCATGGCGCCGTGACCCACCTCGATGCCCCCTCGGCAACGCCTTACGCCACCTGGGGCCCAGTCAAGCATTTCGCCGATGGCGTGCAATGGACCCCGGAGCGGGCGCAGCCGGTGCTCTGGTACGACGATGCCCGGAGCATCCGCACCAAGGCCGCACTGGTCGGGCGCCTGGGCCTGGGGGGGACCAGCGTCTGGGCCATGGGCTATGAAAACGCCGACTTCTGGACGGCGTTGCAGGCCGGCCTGGCCAGTGGCCAAGCGCTGCTGCCGGCCGGACGGCA
- a CDS encoding phage late control D family protein: protein MTPEFRIVADGRDITGQINDRLLSLRTSDKPGMESDEFELRIDDRDRAVVLPSRGAIIEVFMGYAGQGLTRLGRYTVDEVVVSGPPDTLEIRGKASDMRGSGKTTRSGSWEDVPLQQVVRDLAVRNGWTPVCPVATRVVRVDQLNESDFNFITRLARQYDCTAKVAEGKLLVLPRQAGQSASGQALGRVTITRGEVSRYQFRLGDGSSHKAVQTRHQDPKSGKLQVIELGNADAPAGVPSVHTDRHLYPNKAAAEQAASARLAAFNRSTASLRLDMPGRIDLFAERLIDAQGFKAGLDGHYLVDSVEQVFSPSGWSTTVQCNGGKHGKARAKGKQKPKIKPLKVLQL, encoded by the coding sequence ATGACCCCAGAGTTTCGTATCGTGGCCGATGGTCGCGATATCACCGGCCAGATCAACGACCGGCTGCTGTCCCTGCGCACTTCGGACAAACCCGGCATGGAGTCGGACGAATTCGAGTTGCGTATCGACGACCGCGACCGCGCCGTGGTGTTGCCCAGCCGTGGCGCGATCATCGAGGTGTTCATGGGGTATGCCGGCCAGGGGCTGACCCGCCTCGGGCGCTACACCGTGGATGAGGTGGTGGTCTCCGGGCCACCGGACACCCTGGAGATCCGCGGCAAGGCCAGCGACATGCGCGGCAGTGGCAAGACCACCCGCAGCGGCAGCTGGGAAGACGTGCCGCTGCAACAGGTGGTCCGCGACCTGGCGGTCCGTAACGGCTGGACTCCGGTATGTCCGGTGGCGACCAGGGTGGTACGGGTCGATCAGCTCAACGAGTCGGATTTCAACTTCATCACCCGCCTGGCCCGGCAATACGACTGCACCGCCAAGGTCGCCGAAGGCAAGCTGCTGGTGCTGCCGCGCCAGGCCGGGCAGAGCGCCAGCGGCCAGGCCCTGGGAAGGGTCACCATCACCCGCGGCGAAGTCAGCCGCTACCAGTTTCGCCTGGGCGATGGCAGCAGTCACAAGGCCGTGCAGACCCGCCATCAGGACCCGAAGAGCGGCAAGTTGCAGGTGATCGAACTGGGCAACGCCGATGCCCCGGCGGGCGTGCCGTCGGTGCACACCGACCGGCACCTGTATCCGAACAAGGCGGCCGCCGAGCAGGCCGCCAGCGCACGCCTGGCGGCGTTCAACCGCAGCACCGCCAGCCTGCGCCTGGACATGCCCGGGCGCATCGATCTGTTTGCCGAACGCCTGATCGACGCCCAGGGCTTCAAGGCCGGGCTGGATGGCCACTATCTGGTGGATTCGGTCGAGCAGGTCTTCAGCCCGTCCGGCTGGAGCACCACGGTGCAGTGCAATGGCGGCAAGCACGGCAAGGCCCGGGCCAAGGGCAAGCAGAAGCCCAAGATCAAGCCGCTCAAAGTGCTGCAGCTCTAG
- a CDS encoding tail protein X codes for MATTCRTSDGDVLDTLCQQYYGHLNGTVEAVLDANQGLADEPQPLRAGVLILLPDLPAPEQALVQLWD; via the coding sequence ATGGCGACGACTTGCAGAACCTCTGACGGCGATGTGCTCGACACCCTGTGCCAGCAGTACTACGGGCACTTGAACGGCACTGTCGAGGCGGTACTGGATGCCAACCAGGGCCTGGCCGACGAGCCCCAGCCATTGCGGGCCGGGGTGCTGATCCTGCTGCCGGACCTGCCGGCGCCGGAGCAGGCGCTGGTCCAGCTATGGGACTGA
- a CDS encoding phage tail protein: protein MAYMEQLQSGLQSLVAAAEAGRRSADEMLGPMNGAIGDITGAALELESLPVVGPQVGTRLRRILRGIDAAQSRVGEVAAKYSQAVTVAGQVQQRLGVLQEQTAKVGAAINRIGGQISPALGTIFPSSVFAARQTPAPEAVKPFPHLLILQPLGAASQPYYFNLETAAFDELRRQTGFRWAGQERLGRSPAQQAMGLGDERITLKGAVFPGFKGGLGQLQALRSIGRQLRPLSLTTGYGEVLGTWCLTSLEEDQGHLLAGGIPRKQAFSLEFVSYGDDLQNL from the coding sequence ATGGCCTACATGGAACAGTTGCAATCGGGGCTGCAATCCCTGGTGGCGGCAGCGGAGGCGGGACGCCGCAGCGCGGACGAGATGCTGGGGCCCATGAACGGGGCCATCGGCGACATCACCGGCGCCGCCCTGGAACTGGAGAGCCTGCCTGTAGTGGGACCGCAAGTCGGCACCCGGCTGCGGCGCATCCTGCGCGGCATCGATGCCGCGCAAAGCCGGGTCGGCGAGGTGGCGGCCAAGTACAGCCAGGCCGTCACGGTGGCGGGGCAGGTGCAACAGCGCCTCGGCGTCCTGCAGGAGCAGACGGCCAAGGTCGGGGCGGCGATCAACCGCATTGGCGGGCAGATCAGTCCCGCCCTGGGCACGATCTTTCCCAGCAGCGTATTCGCGGCCCGGCAGACGCCCGCGCCCGAAGCGGTCAAGCCCTTCCCCCATCTGCTGATTCTCCAGCCGCTGGGAGCTGCCAGCCAGCCGTACTACTTCAACCTGGAGACTGCGGCCTTCGACGAACTGCGCCGCCAGACCGGCTTTCGCTGGGCCGGCCAGGAGCGCCTGGGTCGCAGCCCTGCCCAGCAGGCGATGGGCCTGGGCGACGAACGCATCACCCTCAAGGGCGCGGTGTTCCCCGGGTTCAAGGGCGGGCTGGGGCAGTTGCAGGCCTTGCGCAGCATCGGCCGGCAATTGCGTCCGTTGAGCCTGACCACCGGTTACGGCGAAGTCCTGGGCACCTGGTGCCTGACCAGCCTCGAGGAAGACCAGGGGCACTTGCTGGCCGGCGGCATTCCCCGCAAACAAGCCTTCTCACTGGAGTTCGTAAGCTATGGCGACGACTTGCAGAACCTCTGA